The following are from one region of the Actinoplanes sp. L3-i22 genome:
- a CDS encoding GntR family transcriptional regulator → MDITVDPGSPTPPYEQVRLRIAALAADGHLTAGEKLPPVRQLATDLGLAANTVARAYKELEQAGLVETRGRLGTVITARATGTSRRAQHAATAYAETTRALGIPAETALALVKAALEA, encoded by the coding sequence ATGGACATCACCGTCGACCCCGGCTCCCCCACCCCACCCTACGAACAGGTCCGCCTGCGCATCGCCGCCCTCGCCGCCGACGGCCACCTCACCGCCGGCGAGAAACTCCCACCCGTGCGCCAACTCGCCACCGACCTCGGCCTGGCCGCCAACACCGTCGCCCGCGCCTACAAGGAACTCGAACAGGCCGGCCTCGTCGAAACCCGCGGCCGCCTCGGCACCGTCATCACCGCCCGCGCCACCGGCACCTCCCGCCGCGCCCAGCACGCCGCCACCGCCTACGCCGAAACCACCCGCGCCCTCGGCATCCCCGCCGAAACCGCATTAGCCCTGGTCAAAGCCGCCCTAGAAGCCTAA
- a CDS encoding dynamin family protein, with product MTGPLSTRLATLCHEIVTDFDSDAGGQVRQIGNRLHEPLRVAIAGRLKAGKSTLVNALIGRRVAPTAAGECTRVVTRFRYGPADRVDVVTRDHQRRSLPLDDDGMVPARLGVPAARIAYVDVTLTNDRLRTLTVVDTPGLSSTDTASSDRAAHVVGDAPFDDDIDADSAAEVATAEAVIYVFTQAVRADDVRALDAFHDASARLATSPINALGVLAKIDTLAGGADDPWPVAAPLAAGQAGLLRRTVGDVVPLVGLLAETAGAGRLTDADRDALAALAGLPADELGLLLTSVDLFRTLPAPAGPERRERLLGRLDLYGIGFACAQLAAEPRLGTGELARRLLAASGMPRLQQTLQQSFGWRSDAIKAGWALTRLERLAGHTADPRLRTTVRDALEEVLRDPAYHRLRLLDAAQRAATGAVRLPADRESELIRLATSEDPRWILDLPRAGRDELGTAAIAAAGRWRAYAVDGAGPAQARIAHVAHRGFQLLAQEVRRCAT from the coding sequence GTGACCGGCCCGCTCAGCACCCGGCTGGCTACACTGTGTCACGAGATCGTCACGGATTTCGACTCCGATGCTGGTGGCCAGGTACGACAGATCGGCAACCGTCTACACGAACCGTTACGGGTCGCGATCGCCGGGCGCCTGAAAGCCGGAAAGTCGACACTAGTAAACGCCCTTATCGGCAGGCGGGTCGCCCCTACCGCGGCCGGCGAGTGCACCCGGGTCGTCACCCGGTTCCGCTACGGCCCCGCCGACCGCGTCGACGTCGTCACCCGCGACCACCAGCGCCGCAGCCTCCCGCTCGACGACGACGGCATGGTCCCGGCCCGCCTCGGCGTGCCCGCGGCCCGCATCGCCTACGTCGATGTGACCCTCACCAATGACCGATTGCGGACACTGACCGTCGTCGACACCCCCGGCCTGTCCTCCACCGACACCGCCTCCAGCGACCGCGCCGCCCACGTCGTCGGCGACGCCCCCTTCGACGACGACATCGACGCCGACTCCGCCGCCGAGGTCGCCACCGCCGAAGCCGTCATCTACGTGTTCACCCAGGCCGTGCGCGCCGACGACGTGCGCGCCCTGGACGCCTTCCACGACGCCTCGGCCCGCCTGGCCACCAGCCCGATCAACGCCCTCGGCGTCCTCGCCAAGATCGACACGCTGGCCGGTGGCGCCGACGACCCGTGGCCGGTCGCCGCACCCCTGGCCGCCGGGCAGGCCGGCCTGCTGCGCCGCACCGTCGGCGACGTCGTCCCGCTGGTCGGCCTGCTCGCCGAGACCGCCGGCGCCGGCCGGCTCACCGACGCCGACCGCGACGCCCTGGCCGCCCTGGCCGGGCTGCCCGCCGACGAGCTGGGCCTGCTGCTCACCTCCGTCGACCTGTTCCGGACCTTGCCCGCCCCGGCCGGCCCGGAACGCCGCGAACGCCTGCTCGGCCGCCTCGACCTGTACGGCATCGGCTTCGCCTGCGCCCAGCTCGCCGCCGAACCCCGCCTGGGCACCGGCGAACTCGCCCGCCGCCTGCTCGCCGCCTCCGGCATGCCCCGCCTGCAGCAGACCCTGCAGCAGTCGTTCGGCTGGCGCTCGGACGCGATCAAGGCCGGCTGGGCGCTGACCCGCCTGGAACGCCTCGCCGGGCACACCGCCGACCCGCGCCTGCGCACCACGGTCCGCGACGCCCTCGAAGAGGTCCTGCGCGACCCCGCCTACCACCGGCTGCGCCTGCTCGACGCCGCCCAGCGCGCCGCCACCGGCGCCGTCCGGCTGCCCGCCGACCGGGAGAGCGAACTGATCCGCCTGGCCACCTCCGAGGACCCCCGCTGGATCCTCGACCTGCCCCGGGCCGGCCGCGACGAGCTCGGCACCGCGGCGATCGCCGCGGCCGGCCGCTGGCGCGCCTACGCCGTCGACGGCGCCGGCCCCGCCCAGGCCCGCATCGCCCACGTCGCCCACCGCGGCTTCCAGCTGCTCGCCCAGGAGGTACGCCGATGCGCGACCTGA
- a CDS encoding GNAT family N-acetyltransferase translates to MPTRPTVLCRADDLHVVETPRLWVVTSRATDYLRWYRLSIDDPLISGDWRPEEIETIRREVTLDPIADPIDSEQPLLPVKPNELFFAGIDRRTRHLVANISATTDKRGATNVGGAVHRDYRGQGYGHEMLSMVCHLLHRHFGYERLEAGCEITNQASRRWLTGAGFTETTAGDPTHTMPNGRIIQTYRFVYIDHDYELRCRRPRPAPPRRRFGFLRRD, encoded by the coding sequence GTGCCGACCCGCCCCACCGTGCTCTGCCGCGCCGACGACCTGCACGTCGTCGAGACCCCGCGCCTGTGGGTGGTGACCAGCCGCGCCACCGACTACCTCCGGTGGTACCGCCTGTCCATCGACGACCCCCTGATCAGCGGCGACTGGCGACCCGAGGAGATCGAGACCATCCGCCGCGAGGTCACGCTCGACCCGATCGCCGACCCGATCGACTCCGAGCAGCCGCTCCTGCCGGTCAAACCGAACGAGCTCTTCTTCGCCGGCATCGACCGCCGGACCCGCCACCTGGTCGCCAACATCTCGGCCACCACCGACAAGCGCGGCGCCACCAACGTCGGCGGCGCCGTCCACCGGGACTACCGCGGCCAGGGCTACGGCCACGAGATGCTGAGCATGGTGTGCCACCTGCTGCACCGGCACTTCGGCTACGAGCGTCTGGAAGCCGGCTGCGAGATCACGAACCAGGCCAGCCGCCGCTGGCTGACCGGAGCCGGCTTCACCGAGACGACCGCCGGCGACCCCACCCACACCATGCCGAACGGCCGGATCATCCAGACGTACCGCTTCGTGTACATCGACCACGACTACGAGCTGCGCTGCCGCCGCCCACGCCCAGCCCCACCCCGCCGCCGATTCGGCTTCCTCCGGCGCGACTGA
- a CDS encoding GNAT family N-acetyltransferase: MGLGYRFAVREDLAALESLIEVAIGELQKGFLDEAQIASSRAIMGLDTALIDDRTYFVVEAEGRIAGCGGWSRRATLYGGDHSEGRDAALLDPAKDPAKVRAMYTHPDFARRGVGRLILALSEEAAAAEGFTQLELMATLSGEPLYRAAGFVAVERLSDDAGGAAVPLVRMRKPITAG, from the coding sequence ATGGGACTCGGGTATCGGTTCGCGGTTCGGGAGGATCTGGCGGCGCTGGAGTCGCTGATCGAGGTGGCGATCGGTGAGTTGCAGAAGGGGTTCCTGGACGAGGCGCAGATCGCGTCCAGCCGGGCGATCATGGGGCTGGACACGGCGCTGATCGACGACCGTACCTATTTCGTGGTCGAGGCCGAGGGCCGGATCGCCGGTTGTGGCGGGTGGAGTCGCCGGGCGACGCTGTACGGCGGTGATCATTCGGAGGGCCGGGACGCGGCGCTGCTGGATCCGGCGAAAGACCCTGCGAAGGTACGGGCGATGTACACGCACCCGGATTTCGCGCGGCGTGGGGTGGGCCGGTTGATCCTGGCGCTGAGCGAGGAGGCGGCCGCGGCGGAGGGGTTCACGCAGCTGGAGCTGATGGCGACGCTGTCCGGGGAGCCGTTGTACCGGGCGGCGGGGTTCGTGGCGGTCGAGCGGTTGAGTGACGACGCGGGCGGGGCGGCCGTCCCGCTGGTCCGCATGCGCAAGCCGATCACTGCCGGATAG
- a CDS encoding dynamin family protein, producing MRDLTATMDTAVRDALSYLRTTDMDAAADLAELRRTQLTRPGVVVVGETKRGKSSLVNALLGVPGLSPVDAAVTTAAYLSFVPGDTCTARAWLPEGGEPVPVDDLADWAAGKRRARRIEVTHPAPLLRYLSLLDTPGAGGLDPVHATVALDAVRRGTALLFVADASAPLSKPELEFLAQAAERVDAVVFALTKIDAYPQWRGIADDNRGLLQAHAPRFASAPWFPVSARLAELALAADGPRQATLADASKIPSLQHALIELAGRGHQLQLANVLRAARGELGRLEGQADAKLQAATADPARSAQLRADRAALAGRKRTESRQWTLLLSAEVQRARVETVGALRSRIAEIQQELSTRIEKLRGPDLAKLPDDIDVHLQAVALQMSERLETTFGQVAAHVLDSAFDEAERDAALGKVNATLRHALAATPPRDGSGDNLLIALSAGGIAFMAGRGAALGLSIVGAAGGLLIPVAGIGLGLAAGGYVLYRRRVHTDRQHARTWLRDVLAEARAALADEITVRFTDLQYALSVALDDATGRRLRDLDAQIADLDAAAAEDAAGRTRRRAAAQQELDAVRVRVRQADEALLRARALTPAPIDDER from the coding sequence ATGCGCGACCTGACCGCGACCATGGACACCGCCGTCCGCGACGCCCTGTCCTACCTGCGCACCACCGACATGGACGCCGCCGCCGACCTGGCCGAGCTGCGCCGCACCCAGCTGACCCGCCCCGGCGTGGTCGTCGTCGGCGAGACCAAACGCGGCAAGAGCTCCCTGGTCAACGCCCTGCTCGGGGTCCCCGGCCTGTCCCCGGTCGACGCCGCCGTCACCACCGCCGCCTACCTGAGCTTCGTCCCCGGCGACACCTGCACCGCCCGCGCCTGGCTGCCCGAGGGCGGCGAACCGGTCCCCGTCGACGACCTCGCCGACTGGGCCGCCGGCAAACGCCGCGCCCGCCGCATCGAGGTCACCCACCCCGCCCCGCTGCTGCGCTACCTGAGCCTGCTCGACACCCCCGGCGCCGGCGGCCTCGACCCGGTCCACGCCACCGTCGCCCTCGACGCCGTACGCCGCGGCACCGCCCTGCTCTTCGTCGCCGACGCCTCGGCCCCGCTGTCCAAACCGGAACTCGAGTTCCTCGCCCAGGCCGCCGAACGCGTCGACGCCGTCGTCTTCGCCCTCACCAAGATCGACGCCTATCCGCAGTGGCGCGGCATCGCCGACGACAACCGCGGCCTGTTGCAGGCCCACGCCCCGCGCTTCGCCTCGGCCCCCTGGTTCCCGGTCTCGGCCCGCCTGGCCGAACTCGCCCTGGCCGCCGACGGCCCCCGCCAGGCCACCCTCGCCGACGCCTCCAAGATCCCGAGCCTGCAGCACGCCCTGATCGAACTCGCCGGCCGCGGCCACCAGCTGCAACTGGCCAACGTGCTGCGCGCCGCCCGCGGCGAGCTCGGCCGCCTCGAAGGCCAGGCCGACGCGAAACTGCAGGCCGCCACCGCCGACCCGGCCCGATCCGCGCAACTGCGCGCCGACCGGGCCGCCCTGGCCGGCCGCAAACGCACCGAGTCGCGCCAGTGGACCCTGCTGCTCAGCGCCGAGGTCCAGCGCGCCCGGGTCGAGACCGTCGGCGCGCTGCGCAGCCGGATCGCCGAGATCCAGCAGGAGCTGTCCACCCGCATCGAGAAGCTGCGCGGCCCGGACCTGGCGAAACTTCCCGACGACATCGACGTACACCTGCAGGCCGTGGCCCTTCAGATGTCCGAACGGCTGGAAACGACCTTCGGGCAGGTCGCCGCGCACGTCCTGGACAGCGCCTTCGACGAGGCCGAACGCGACGCCGCCCTCGGCAAGGTCAACGCCACCCTGCGGCACGCCCTGGCCGCCACCCCGCCGCGCGACGGCTCCGGCGACAACCTGCTGATCGCCCTGTCCGCCGGCGGCATCGCGTTCATGGCCGGCCGCGGCGCGGCGCTGGGCCTGTCCATCGTCGGCGCGGCCGGCGGCCTGCTCATCCCGGTCGCCGGGATCGGCCTCGGGCTGGCCGCCGGCGGCTACGTCCTCTACCGCCGCCGGGTGCACACCGACCGCCAGCACGCCCGTACCTGGCTGCGCGACGTGCTCGCCGAGGCCCGCGCCGCCCTGGCCGACGAGATCACCGTCCGCTTCACCGACCTGCAGTACGCCCTGTCGGTCGCCCTCGACGACGCCACCGGGCGCCGCCTGCGCGACCTGGACGCCCAGATCGCCGACCTGGACGCGGCCGCCGCCGAGGACGCCGCCGGCCGCACGAGACGCCGCGCCGCGGCACAGCAGGAACTGGACGCAGTACGAGTACGGGTACGGCAGGCCGACGAGGCCCTGCTCCGGGCACGGGCCCTGACCCCGGCGCCGATCGACGACGAGAGGTAG
- a CDS encoding LuxR C-terminal-related transcriptional regulator produces the protein MADEPYLAASSTLRHGPALVVLTGPPGCGRSTLLQRIAAAVPGPVHAGGGLAMLAGVPALALSRAVRARLPGDDVHLLAEAVRSRVRGGLLILDDLQHCDPATVAALAHLARSCRVLVALRTPHRLPADLHDALREAATAWLPVPPLTGEQSLTLARRTSARLDEATLAAVTGRAGGNPLAIIALARQAAAGRAPASAEIDQMAYAIATALADLPRPARTALAALGLLGRPAPAALLGPGAADLQAAGLVDTEPGGALHPVSAYVAETAAGLLDAAARTDMHQRLAQLTPPAEAARHLAAAGDPAGAYRQALAAADQATGGERASLLLFACGLDTPVDLRVRLAAADALLVAGRAGEAASVLAAAGARATGAAAPLALEVAVLHGEALLQAGDPDAAGAAVRGVPDAAATAVVAARDRVLLLAALATAPMSALDLAEKITARHPQPLPGVAAALAAVRAEHRVPGWDTDLTAAADPAGDPLISRWSAWLLVEHLAADGRLQESADVARRAAATAAETLSYGWQTRFLAAADWALALHGPSDGTESLLRQAGNLTDLALPEQARAYATAATALIEADTGLLAAARGRLKTAPRHPAADWVAREAAWLDGQPERGDTDDTGDGLLAGLHAITARWAAHDLGVPDSSPVPTGLPGPARRTLTAWAVGTGFPAAADSWQPIALREQIRCLIAAGLTDPDRDRAVAALLRAEELADGAGLTVLAGRARRGLRQHRVHRDVRGRRSQGGLTQREQDVLRLVAAGEPTRRIAGQLGISSETVDTHIRASMRKLGARTRTEAAALAFAVSPTRPDTSDNSEDGR, from the coding sequence GTGGCGGACGAGCCTTACCTGGCCGCATCCTCCACTCTGCGTCACGGCCCAGCCCTCGTCGTGCTCACCGGCCCACCCGGCTGCGGCCGCAGCACCCTGCTGCAGCGCATCGCCGCCGCGGTGCCCGGCCCGGTGCACGCCGGCGGCGGCCTGGCCATGCTCGCCGGCGTTCCCGCCCTCGCCCTGTCCCGGGCGGTGCGGGCCCGGCTGCCCGGCGACGACGTGCACCTGCTCGCCGAGGCGGTCCGCTCCCGGGTCCGCGGCGGCCTGCTGATCCTCGACGACCTGCAGCACTGCGACCCGGCCACGGTCGCCGCGCTGGCGCATCTGGCCCGCTCCTGCCGGGTGCTGGTCGCGCTGCGCACCCCGCACCGGCTGCCCGCCGACCTGCACGACGCGCTGCGCGAGGCGGCCACCGCCTGGCTGCCGGTGCCGCCGCTGACCGGCGAGCAGTCCCTGACCCTGGCCCGGCGCACCTCGGCCCGCCTGGACGAGGCCACCCTGGCGGCGGTCACCGGCCGGGCCGGCGGCAACCCCCTCGCGATCATCGCGCTGGCCCGGCAGGCCGCCGCGGGCCGGGCCCCGGCCTCGGCCGAGATCGATCAGATGGCGTACGCGATCGCCACCGCCCTGGCCGACCTGCCCCGCCCGGCCCGCACCGCCCTGGCCGCGCTCGGGCTGCTCGGCCGGCCCGCCCCCGCCGCGCTGCTCGGCCCCGGCGCCGCCGACCTGCAGGCCGCCGGCCTGGTCGACACCGAACCCGGCGGCGCGCTGCACCCGGTGTCGGCGTACGTCGCCGAGACCGCCGCCGGGCTGCTCGACGCCGCCGCCCGCACCGACATGCACCAGCGCCTGGCCCAGCTGACCCCGCCCGCCGAGGCCGCCCGGCACCTGGCCGCCGCCGGTGACCCGGCCGGGGCGTACCGGCAGGCCCTGGCCGCCGCCGACCAGGCCACCGGCGGGGAACGCGCGTCCCTGCTGCTGTTCGCCTGCGGCCTGGACACCCCCGTCGACCTGCGGGTCCGGCTGGCCGCCGCGGACGCGCTGCTGGTCGCCGGCCGGGCGGGCGAGGCCGCGTCCGTGCTGGCCGCCGCCGGCGCCAGGGCCACCGGCGCCGCCGCACCGCTGGCCCTGGAGGTCGCCGTCCTGCACGGCGAGGCCCTGCTGCAGGCCGGCGACCCGGACGCGGCCGGCGCCGCCGTGCGGGGGGTGCCGGATGCCGCCGCGACCGCGGTCGTCGCCGCCCGCGACCGGGTGCTGCTGCTCGCCGCCCTGGCCACCGCCCCGATGTCGGCCCTGGACCTGGCCGAGAAGATCACCGCCCGGCACCCGCAGCCGCTGCCCGGCGTCGCCGCCGCGCTGGCCGCGGTCCGCGCGGAGCACCGGGTGCCCGGCTGGGACACCGACCTGACCGCGGCCGCCGACCCGGCCGGTGACCCGCTGATCAGCCGGTGGAGCGCCTGGCTGCTGGTCGAGCACCTGGCCGCCGACGGCCGCCTGCAGGAGTCCGCCGACGTCGCCCGGCGCGCCGCCGCGACCGCCGCCGAAACCCTGTCCTACGGGTGGCAGACCCGGTTCCTGGCCGCCGCCGACTGGGCCCTGGCCCTGCACGGGCCCAGCGACGGCACCGAGAGCCTGCTGCGCCAGGCCGGCAACCTGACCGACCTGGCCCTGCCCGAACAGGCCCGGGCGTACGCGACCGCGGCGACCGCGCTGATCGAGGCCGACACCGGGCTGCTCGCCGCCGCCCGCGGCCGGCTCAAGACCGCGCCGCGGCACCCGGCCGCCGACTGGGTCGCCCGCGAGGCCGCCTGGCTCGACGGGCAACCCGAACGCGGCGACACCGACGACACCGGCGACGGCCTGCTCGCCGGCCTGCACGCGATCACCGCCCGGTGGGCCGCCCACGACCTCGGCGTGCCGGACAGCTCGCCGGTGCCGACCGGGCTGCCCGGCCCGGCCCGGCGCACGCTGACCGCGTGGGCGGTCGGCACCGGGTTCCCGGCCGCCGCCGACAGCTGGCAGCCGATCGCCCTGCGCGAACAGATCCGCTGCCTGATCGCGGCCGGGCTGACCGACCCGGACCGGGACCGGGCAGTGGCCGCGCTGCTGCGCGCCGAGGAGCTCGCCGACGGTGCCGGGCTGACCGTGCTGGCCGGCCGGGCCCGCCGCGGGCTGCGCCAGCACCGGGTGCACCGCGACGTGCGGGGCCGCCGCTCGCAGGGCGGGCTCACCCAGCGCGAACAGGACGTGCTGCGGCTGGTCGCGGCCGGCGAGCCGACCCGCCGGATCGCCGGGCAGCTCGGCATCTCCAGCGAGACCGTCGACACCCACATCCGTGCGAGCATGCGCAAACTCGGCGCCCGCACCCGTACCGAGGCCGCCGCGCTCGCCTTCGCCGTGTCCCCGACCCGTCCCGACACCAGCGACAACAGCGAGGATGGCCGGTGA
- a CDS encoding S1 RNA-binding domain-containing protein, translating to MSTLTRQPQTPKTQPRLPYVYQVTKYDPADRDRHGHYTGTEDTTSDHGPVETAYLQAVAAFADDSGVEQLAIREPQLAGVAHFGLEPPVDGYGLAGLLPTGIAGFHDGATVPIDAGLELVRAMLRDNGAWCRLEAEGQFAVHVGWDQYLYLGSSRPCEAALTRTRALGLFPQRLDASPYDFTPDDPAHVQRPADADFWARLDWTISTHRATYLQETFAHNASRWHRVNRDNLTTVRSRLTPRAQLSVWPDLLTDVDTAVAALPDEGLVTIVRETADGQITSTVADETQFDDVTAQLAGARAAGVVSLYAGEDLPLFTAVLPDSDGVLRARWQTEPTPSDRNWAFLKTLRRGQLVTGTVTSIASFGVTFVDIGGFTAMINIPELSRHPVNHPSDVVSVGQQVTAEILDIDMVRERVPLSLRAVRQDP from the coding sequence TTGTCCACACTGACGCGTCAACCACAGACCCCGAAAACGCAGCCACGCCTGCCCTACGTCTACCAGGTCACCAAATACGACCCCGCCGACCGCGACCGGCACGGCCACTACACCGGCACCGAGGACACCACCAGCGACCACGGGCCGGTCGAAACCGCCTACCTGCAAGCCGTCGCCGCCTTCGCCGACGACAGCGGCGTCGAACAGCTGGCCATCCGCGAGCCGCAACTCGCCGGCGTCGCCCACTTCGGCCTGGAACCACCGGTCGACGGCTACGGACTGGCCGGCCTCCTCCCCACCGGCATCGCCGGATTCCACGACGGGGCAACGGTGCCGATCGATGCCGGCCTGGAACTCGTCCGAGCGATGCTGCGCGACAACGGCGCCTGGTGCCGCTTGGAAGCCGAGGGACAGTTCGCCGTCCACGTCGGCTGGGACCAGTACCTCTACCTCGGCAGCAGCCGGCCCTGCGAAGCCGCGCTGACCCGCACCCGGGCACTCGGCCTGTTCCCGCAACGCCTGGACGCCTCGCCGTACGACTTCACCCCCGACGACCCCGCACACGTGCAGCGCCCCGCCGACGCCGACTTCTGGGCCCGCCTCGACTGGACCATCAGCACCCACCGCGCCACGTACCTGCAGGAGACCTTCGCCCACAACGCCTCCCGATGGCACCGCGTGAACCGCGACAACCTCACGACCGTGCGCTCCCGGCTGACCCCACGCGCACAGCTGTCCGTCTGGCCGGACCTGCTCACCGACGTCGACACGGCCGTGGCCGCCCTGCCCGACGAAGGCCTGGTGACGATCGTCCGGGAGACGGCGGACGGGCAGATCACCAGCACCGTCGCGGACGAGACCCAGTTCGACGACGTGACCGCCCAGCTTGCCGGCGCGAGAGCGGCCGGCGTCGTATCCCTGTACGCCGGCGAAGATCTCCCGCTGTTCACCGCGGTACTGCCCGACAGCGACGGCGTACTCCGCGCACGCTGGCAGACCGAGCCGACACCCAGCGACCGGAACTGGGCGTTCCTGAAGACCCTGCGGCGCGGCCAGCTCGTCACCGGCACGGTCACCTCCATCGCCAGTTTCGGCGTCACCTTCGTGGACATCGGCGGCTTCACCGCGATGATCAACATTCCGGAGTTGTCCCGGCATCCGGTCAACCACCCGTCCGACGTCGTCAGCGTCGGCCAACAGGTGACAGCCGAGATCCTCGACATCGACATGGTTCGGGAGCGAGTCCCGCTGTCACTCCGAGCAGTGCGGCAAGACCCGTGA
- a CDS encoding MFS transporter gives MAVTGTPTPATAGKRERTGWYFYDWANSAFSTTVITVFLGPFLTSVTEQAAGCAIDADECHATVHPLGITVAAGSYFPYLVSLSVLLTVFVLPVMGAVADRAPRKKPLLATTAFIGAAATVAMAFVTGDRYLLGGLLFLIANIAFGASVVVYNSFLPQLAGPDDRDKISSRGWAIGYLGGGVLLLLNLVAVTLYTEDGNPQRTLDLARWSIVSAGVWWAAFTLMPLLWLREHPGAESTGESRNVVTDGFRQLGHTLRAMRAYPLTLAFLGAYLIYNDGIQTVISLASQFGTEELKLEQSTLIITILIVQFLAFGGALLLGALATRIGARNTILVSLGLWLFVVVAAFWLPAGEPVWFMLLGAGIGLVMGGSQALSRSLFSQLIPAGREGEYYGFYEISDKGTSWLGPLFFGLIFQLTNSYRLGIVSLVVFFLVGGVLLAFVPIRRAIIAAGNTPPTLT, from the coding sequence ATGGCCGTCACCGGCACCCCGACCCCCGCCACCGCCGGTAAACGGGAACGCACCGGCTGGTACTTCTACGACTGGGCCAACTCGGCGTTCTCCACCACGGTCATCACCGTCTTCCTCGGCCCGTTCCTGACCAGCGTCACCGAACAGGCCGCCGGCTGCGCCATCGACGCCGACGAGTGCCACGCCACCGTCCACCCACTCGGCATCACCGTCGCCGCCGGCTCCTACTTCCCCTACCTGGTGTCCCTGTCGGTCCTGCTGACCGTCTTCGTCCTGCCGGTGATGGGCGCCGTCGCCGACCGCGCCCCCCGCAAGAAACCCCTGCTCGCCACGACCGCCTTCATCGGCGCCGCCGCCACCGTCGCGATGGCCTTCGTCACCGGCGACCGCTACCTGCTCGGCGGCCTGCTCTTCCTGATCGCCAACATCGCCTTCGGCGCCTCCGTCGTCGTCTACAACTCGTTCCTGCCGCAACTGGCCGGCCCCGACGACCGCGACAAGATCTCCAGCCGCGGCTGGGCCATCGGCTACCTCGGCGGCGGCGTCCTGCTCCTGCTCAACCTCGTCGCCGTCACCCTGTACACCGAGGACGGCAACCCCCAGCGCACCCTCGACCTGGCCCGCTGGTCGATCGTCTCGGCCGGCGTCTGGTGGGCCGCGTTCACCCTGATGCCGCTGCTCTGGCTCCGCGAACACCCCGGCGCCGAGAGCACCGGCGAAAGCCGCAACGTCGTCACCGACGGCTTCCGGCAACTCGGCCACACCCTGCGGGCCATGCGCGCCTACCCGCTCACCCTGGCCTTCCTCGGCGCCTACCTGATCTACAACGACGGCATCCAGACCGTCATCAGCCTGGCCAGCCAGTTCGGCACCGAAGAACTCAAACTCGAACAGTCCACCCTGATCATCACGATCCTGATCGTGCAGTTCCTCGCCTTCGGCGGCGCCCTGCTGCTCGGCGCCCTCGCCACCCGCATCGGCGCCCGCAACACCATCCTGGTCAGCCTCGGCCTGTGGCTGTTCGTCGTCGTCGCCGCATTCTGGCTACCCGCCGGCGAACCCGTCTGGTTCATGCTCCTGGGCGCCGGCATCGGCCTGGTCATGGGCGGCAGCCAAGCCCTCTCCCGAAGCCTGTTCTCCCAGCTCATCCCGGCCGGCCGGGAAGGCGAGTACTACGGCTTCTACGAGATCAGCGACAAGGGCACCAGCTGGCTCGGCCCGCTCTTCTTCGGCCTGATCTTCCAGCTCACCAACAGCTACCGCCTCGGCATCGTCTCCCTGGTCGTGTTCTTCCTCGTCGGCGGCGTCCTGCTGGCCTTCGTCCCGATCCGGCGGGCCATCATCGCCGCCGGCAACACACCCCCGACACTGACCTGA
- a CDS encoding HEAT repeat domain-containing protein translates to MPDTPAPEELPLDLLLRLARREIEDPYGETSQPALVALHQRPTREVFDIAATLLHDNDVTQRELGAQILRNLGDEGPDGRPFRVETITLMRARLRTETDPAVLSWIISALGYHHGKEALPQVLAFTDHPDDRVRFHIAAALTSLVDLDRVEPEAADALIRLCHDEDDETRFYALYAATREIAGLDVQRVTDLAAQLTNDPDEQIQAMAVAHLETVREVRALLTDAGADDHLIGPVLVTLGWAGTSDDAARLLDEEIRRHAGPTPTLAERLVTWWADREDRTWG, encoded by the coding sequence GTGCCTGACACGCCCGCCCCGGAAGAACTGCCCCTCGACCTGCTGTTACGCCTGGCCAGGCGCGAGATCGAAGACCCCTACGGCGAAACCTCGCAGCCGGCCCTGGTCGCCCTGCACCAGCGCCCGACCCGGGAAGTCTTCGACATCGCCGCCACGCTCCTCCACGACAACGACGTCACCCAGCGGGAACTGGGCGCGCAGATCCTCCGCAACCTCGGCGACGAAGGCCCCGACGGCCGCCCCTTCCGCGTCGAGACGATCACGCTGATGCGAGCCCGGCTCCGCACCGAAACCGATCCCGCCGTACTGAGCTGGATCATCTCCGCCCTCGGCTACCACCATGGCAAGGAGGCCCTGCCGCAGGTGCTGGCCTTCACCGACCACCCGGACGACCGGGTGCGCTTCCACATCGCGGCCGCCCTGACCAGCCTGGTCGACCTCGACCGGGTGGAACCCGAGGCCGCCGACGCGTTGATCCGGCTCTGCCATGACGAGGACGACGAAACCCGCTTCTACGCCCTGTACGCGGCGACCCGCGAGATCGCCGGCCTGGACGTCCAGCGGGTCACCGACCTGGCGGCCCAGCTCACGAACGATCCCGACGAGCAGATCCAGGCGATGGCCGTCGCACACCTGGAAACGGTCCGCGAAGTCCGTGCCCTGCTCACCGACGCGGGCGCCGACGACCACCTGATCGGCCCCGTCCTGGTCACCCTCGGCTGGGCCGGCACCTCCGACGACGCCGCCCGGCTGCTGGACGAGGAGATCCGCCGCCACGCCGGCCCCACCCCGACCCTCGCGGAACGACTCGTCACCTGGTGGGCCGACCGGGAAGACCGCACCTGGGGCTGA